One window from the genome of Vicia villosa cultivar HV-30 ecotype Madison, WI unplaced genomic scaffold, Vvil1.0 ctg.002879F_1_1, whole genome shotgun sequence encodes:
- the LOC131639991 gene encoding THO complex subunit 4A-like, which translates to MSAALDMTLDDIIKNNKKSGSGNSRGRSRPAPGPGPARRAPNRISNRSTPYSAAKAPETTWQHDLYGDQHAAAGFPAQGGRAPSIETGTKLYISNLEYGVSNDDIKELFSEVGDLKRHGVHYDRSGRSKGTAEVVFSRRQDAVAAVKRYNNVQLDGKPMKIEIVGTNISTPGAAPALNAAIGNFNGIPSSGQGRVGDFRGQGGRGQGIRRNRGRGRGSGGGRGGGRGAGRGRGRDEKVSAEDLDAELEKYHAEAMQIN; encoded by the exons ATGTCTGCAGCTCTTGATATGACACTCGACGACATCATCAAGAACAACAAAAAATCTGGATCCGGAAACTCCAGAGGCCGATCCAGACCCGCACCCGGTCCTGGACCCGCTCGCCGGGCTCCTAACCGTATCTCCAACCGTTCCACACCGTATTCCGCCGCTAAG GCGCCGGAGACGACGTGGCAGCATGATTTGTATGGAGATCAGCATGCGGCTGCGGGTTTTCCTGCTCAAGGTGGTCGTGCACCTTCCATAGAAACTGGAACCAAGCTCTATATCTCTAATTTGGAATACGGCGTTTCCAATGATGATATTAAG GAATTGTTTTCTGAAGTTGGTGACTTGAAACGACACGGCGTTCATTACGACAGGAGTGGCAGATCAAAG GGTACTGCAGAAGTAGTCTTCTCACGGCGACAGGATGCTGTTGCTGCTGTAAAGAGATACAACAATGTTCAACTAGATGGGAAACCAATGAAGATAGAGATTGTCGGAACAAACATTTCTACACCTGGCGCAGCTCCTGCTTTAAATGCCGCTATTGGAAATTTTAATGGAATTCCCTCAAG TGGTCAAGGAAGAGTTGGAGATTTTCGAGGGCAGGGAGGAAGAGGTCAAGGCATTCGAAGAAATCGAGGACGTGGAAGAGGTAGCGGTGGAGGTCGTGGTGGTGGTCGCGGTGCCGGACGCGGTAGAGGTCGCGATGAAAAGGTATCTGCAGAAGATCTTGATGCTGAGCTGGAGAAGTATCATGCAGAGGCCATGCAAATAAATTAA
- the LOC131639992 gene encoding glycine-rich RNA-binding protein 2, mitochondrial-like — protein sequence MRTATTIANNRTLLLQCSPLPLPQLFLRVRHHSSTKLFVAGLSYNTNETVLRDTFEQHGEIIEVKVICDHKTGESKEYGFVRFNSETAAATARKELHGKIVDGRRIRVGYAHKG from the exons ATGCGCACAGCCACCACGATAGCGAATAACAGAACTCTTCTTCTCCAATGTTCACCCTTACCCTTACCTCAATTGTTCCTACGCGTGCGCCATCATTCATCTACCAAATTGTTCGTCGCAG GGCTTTCGTATAACACAAATGAAACGGTCCTAAGAGACACATTTGAACAACATGGGGAAATCATTGAAG TTAAAGTAATATGTGACCATAAAACTGGGGAATCAAAGGAGTACGGGTTTGTTAGGTTCAATTCTGAAACTGCAGCTGCCACAGCTCGCAAAGAATTGCACGGAAAG ATAGTGGACGGCAGAAGAATTCGAGTGGGTTATGCGCACAAAGGGTGA
- the LOC131639990 gene encoding uncharacterized protein LOC131639990, translating to MSETNSPPRTSGYLDALSQAIHKKLQRALASSSQRRNLLQELFADIALEVDDRAKDVIFHKEEDIISPANDVIDGPLCFYDVLADYFVSVPESGKPVLDLIVQLWSQSFASHIFSLLFHKWMFEVHLDNPEVLLRYSSALVQGATNVFWIDIQTNTKRFQSIFRYLLDDVALHHSRLNKIPLQAQRDMYLLLSRFILFYNSAGKIDSFLKQCPVFQTAFLVGSPADIFVNELTDQLQKLKVEPVLLHYLSEIKVLQGLELRMTTSTRLKTCLYSFTSPGGPMYPTRAVRHAAWEALDFLFPVGQYPRHLISLFFRLLYPWYWPSSCWNFVVSCIRAIFYSLLGLLFSTWEKFAKPKTQ from the exons ATGTCCGAAACTAATTCGCCACCTCGAACCTCTGGTTATCTCGATGCTCTCTCTCAAGCGATCCACAAGAAGCTTCAGAGG GCGCTGGCTAGTTCATCGCAGAGGCGTAATTTGTTGCAGGAGCTCTTTGCTGATATTGCTTTAGAGGTTGATGATCGAGCCAAAG ATGTAATTTTCCACAAGGAAGAAGATATCATTTCTCCCGCAAATGACGTCATTGATGGTCCGCTGTGTTTCTATGATGTGCTTGCTGATTACTTTGTAAGTGTGCCTGAAAGTGGGAAGCCCGTCCTTGACTTGATTGTCCAACTTTGGAGCCAGTCATTTGCTTCGCATATTTTTAGCCTCTTGTTTCACAAATGG ATGTTTGAAGTTCATCTTGATAATCCAGAAGTGCTCCTTCGGTATTCATCTGCCCTGGTTCAAGGTGCCACAAATGTTTTCTG GATCGACATTCAGACAAATACAAAACGTTTCCAGTCTATATTCCGA TACCTCTTGGATGATGTTGCATTACACCACAGTAGATTGAATAAGATTCCTCTTCAG GCTCAGCGAGATATGTATCTTTTGCTCTCAAGGTTCATTCTATTTTACAATTCAG CTGGCAAAATCGATAGCTTCTTGAAACAATGCCCTGTTTTTCAAACTGCCTTCTTAGTTGGCAGTCCTGCAGATATATTTGTGAATGAACTCACGGATCAG CTTCAAAAGCTTAAGGTGGAACCTGTCCTGCTGCATTATCTTTCAGAAATCAAGGTCCTTCAGG GTTTGGAATTGAGAATGACGACAAGTACGAGATTGAAAACTTGTTTGTATAGTTTTACTTCTCCTGGTGGTCCAATGTACCCAACCAGAGCTGTTCGTCATGCTGCCTGGGAAGCACTAGATTTTCTTTTTCCG GTTGGGCAATACCCTCGGCATCTCATAAGTCTGTTCTTCAGGTTGCTTTATCCATGGTATTGGCCATCCTCTTGTTGGAACTTTGTGGTTTCGTGCATTCGGGCTATCTTTTACTCCTTACTGGGGTTATTATTTTCTACGTGGGAAAAATTTGCCAAACCAAAAACCCAATAA